The Mercurialis annua linkage group LG8, ddMerAnnu1.2, whole genome shotgun sequence genome window below encodes:
- the LOC126660701 gene encoding uncharacterized protein LOC126660701, which yields MLFNYKKGCYGLTGSSQNEAYDLGQLELHIGWDLKDYEKQMKFLDLEGLLCLLEDGFFHGLVSCEALKTSHKAVNIENKETAEYEGIVSGFCKNKEKAETL from the exons ATGCTCTTCAACTACAAGAAGGGTTGCTATGGTTTGACAGGTTCTTCACAGAATGAAGCTTACGACTTGGGGCAGCTTGAGCTGCATATTGG ATGGGATTTGAAGGACTATGAGAAACAAATGAAGTTTCTTGATCTTGAAGGACTGTTATGTTTATTGGAAGATGGGTTTTTTCATGGCTTGGTGTCTTGTGAAGCATTAAAAACAAGTCACAAAGCTGTCAACATAGAAAATAAAGAGACAGCAGAATATGAGGGAATTGTGTCTggtttttgtaaaaataaagagaaagcagaaacattatga
- the LOC130014975 gene encoding 7-deoxyloganetin glucosyltransferase-like has translation MAFLRGKLFDVFSISPLQLFLDQIPDEQYSSIECNLWNEDAGCIKWLDSKQPNSVIYVNFGSITVMTVEHVVELAWGLANSNHNFLWITRPDLIMGESAILPPEFLTETKERGFIASWCPQEEILNHPSTAGFLTHCGWNSILETISSGTPIICWPFFGEHFVNSRKSCGEWGIGMELGSDFHRNDVEKLVKELMEEEKGKKMKEKALEWKKLAEESVNSNGSSSLNFNNLVNEVLLS, from the exons atggcTTTTTTACGGGGCAAA TTATTTGATGTATTCAGCATTAGTCCTCTACAATTATTTCTCGACCAAATTCCTGACGAACAATACAGTTCCATAGAATGCAATCTGTGGAATGAAGACGCAGGATGCATCAAATGGCTTGATTCCAAGCAACCCAATTCCGTAATTTACGTAAATTTCGGAAGCATTACAGTTATGACAGTTGAACATGTAGTTGAGCTTGCTTGGGGACTAGCTAACAGTAACCATAACTTCTTGTGGATAACAAGGCCAGATTTGATCATGGGAGAATCAGCAATTCTGCCACCCGAATTTCTGACTGAAACGAAAGAAAGGGGCTTTATAGCAAGCTGGTGTCCGCAGGAGGAAATACTGAACCACCCATCAACGGCCGGATTCCTGACTCACTGTGGATGGAACTCAATTCTCGAAACTATCTCGTCAGGAACTCCGATCATCTGCTGGCCTTTCTTTGGAGAACATTTTGTTAACAGCAGAAAAAGCTGTGGTGAATGGGGAATTGGCATGGAATTGGGCAGTGATTTCCATAGAAATGATGTGGAGAAGCTTGTTAAGGAATTGATGGAAGAAGAGAAGGGGAAAAAGATGAAAGAAAAGGCGTTGGAATGGAAGAAATTAGCAGAGGAGTCGGTGAATAGTAACGGGTCATCTTCGTTGAACTTCAACAACCTAGTGAACGAAGTCCTGCTATCGTAG